AGGAGACACCATGCTTACACCTTCCGCCGGAGGCCTGGCCCTGAGCCGCCGCAAGGCGCTTCTTACCCTGGCTGCCGCAGCAGCTGCGGGTTCCCCCGGACTTTCGGCATTCGCGAATACGCAGGCTCCTGTGCGGCTGGTTGTGCCATTCACGCCAGGCACGGGCATCGATCTGATTGCCCGAGTCATCGGCCCCAAGCTCTCGGAGCGCTTTCAGCGTCCCTTCATCGTGGACAACAAGCCAGGGGCCTCGGGCAATATCGGTACCCTGGAGGTGGTCCGCTCCACTCCCGACGGAACGACTTTGCTTGTCACCGTGAACACATTGGTGATGAATACCGAGCTATACCCCAAGATGGGATATAGCCCGGTTCGTGATCTCAGCGCCATCAGCCAGACCAGCGTAGGTCAATTGGTACTGGTCACGGGCTCTCAATCCCGGATCACGGATCTGAAGGAGCTCATCAGCTATGCACAGAAAAATCCTGGCGTGCTGAACTATGGCTCGCCCGGTGCCGGAACCCCCCATCACCTGGCAACAGAGCTGCTCAAGAGCAAAGCCAGGATATCGCTCACACATGTCAGCTATCGCGGCACGGCCCCGGCCTTGACCGACTTGCTGGGCGGACAGATTGATCTGATGTTTCTCCCTATCCACGTCGCCTTGCAGCACATCAAGGCAGGCAAGCTTCGCGCGCTTGCGATAAGTTCAGACACGCCGTCCCCGCTCCTGCCTCAGGTGCCCTCGCTGAGGAGTCTGAATCTGGGCGATATGAATGTGGACATGTGGTATGGCTTGCTGGGCCCCAAAGGCCTGTCTCCCGAGTTTGTGCGCAGCATCAACGAAGCCTTGAAGAGCATTCTTGCTCAGCCTGAAGTTGCCAAAGCATTCGAGTCCCAGGGCATGACGCCCCAGCACAGCACTCCTCAAGCCTTCCAGGCCTTGATTGAAGCCGATGCCAGGCGCTGGGGCAATCTCATCAAGACCCAGGGCATTACTGCCGAATAGGTTGGCCATCACAAGAAAAGCAAATGAATATGCAAGTCAATCAGACACAAGCGCCAGACAAGGATGCCGATGTAGTCATCGTGGGTGGCGGCCCTGTGGGCATGGGGCTGGCGATAGAGCTGGGTCAGCGCGGCATCCGTTGTATCGTCGTGGAGCGCTACGCCAAGCCGCAACCGATTCCCAAGGGGCAGAACCTGACCCAGCGCACCATGGAGCACTTCCACGCCTGGGGTGCTGAAAAGGAGCTTCGCGCGGCTCGTACCATTCCGCCTGAATACGGCATAGGAGGCCTGACGGCCTACAACACATTGCTGGGGTCTTATTCCTACGACTGGCTCCAGCGCGATCTCGTCAAGCCTTACTACTTCACGGCCAACGAGCGCCTGCCTCAGTACGCCACGGAAGCGGTTCTGCGGGACAGAGCTGCCGAGCTGCCATCTGTTGAGACCCTCTACGGCTGGAATTTCGATAGCTTGCAGCAGGACGACGAGGGTGTCAGCGTCACGGTATCCGAAAAAAACGGATCGGATGGCAGGACGCTGCGTGCGAGCTATGTCGTGGGCTGTGATGGAGCGCGCTCTGGCGTGCGTCAGCAAGCGGGCATCACCCAGACCAAGACCGATCATGACCGCCTCATGGTTCTGCTCGTGTTCCGCTCACAGGGACTGCACACGTTGCTTGAGCGCTTTCCCGGCAAGTCTTACTACAACGTGCTTCAGCCTGAACTCAAGGGCTACTGGAAATTTTTCGGCCGCGTCGATCTGGGCAATACCTGGTTCTTCCATGCGCCAGTGCCACCGGGAACCACGGCAGACAACTTCGACTTCCGGGCGTATCTGGAAGATGCTGTTGGAGCATCTTTTGATGTCGAGTTCGAACATATCGGCTTCTGGGATCTGCGCTTCATGCTTGCCGACAGCTATCGCTCAGGCCGGGTCTTTATAGCCGGGGATGCAGCGCACAGCCATCCTCCCTATGGCGGCTATGGGGTGAACTCGGGCCTGGAAGATGCTCGTAATCTCGGGTGGAAGCTGGCAGCTGTGTTGAAAGGCTGGGGCAGCGGAGCGCTGCTGGACTCCTATGATCAGGAGCGCCGTCCTGTATTCAGATCCACAATTGACGACTTTATTGCCAAGTCCATAGAGACGGATCACCAGTTTCTGGACAGCTTTGATCCGGCAAAGGACAGGAGTGCCTTTGAAGCCGCCTGGAGTCAGAGGGCCAATGGGGCCGCAGGCGAGGTGCATGCTTTCGAGCCCAACTATGAGGGCTCTCCCATTGTGCGTAGTGCTCGGGCGTCGGCCGTTAGCAATTGCAGTGCCAAGGGTTCACATATATTCACGGCACGTGCCGGTCACCACCTGGCTCCGGCCGCGCTCGGCGATGGCAGAAATATATTCGAGCATTTGGGGCAGGGCTACACGCTGCTGGCAGCCGATACGCCCGCTCAAACGCTTGAGACGTTTCGGTATATTGCCGACACCAAGCGGCTGCCCCTGACTATTGTCGAAACCACCAGAACGGATGAGTTTGCGCGCTATGGATCTGACTTGATACTGATTCGTCCGGATGCATTTGTGGCCTGGACGAATAGCGAGAAATTCCTGTCGAACGAGGATGTGGAAAATCTGCTCAAGGCAGTCGTCTGAAAGAGCGAGACAGCTCGATGCCCCTTCGCCTGAATCGCACCTGGGCCTGGGCGAGGGGCCGCCTTGGCTACCGGGACTGGTGTCCCGGCAGCGCAATCATGGCTGCACCAAAAGTGCCCGGCCCGAGCGGGCAGGGTTCAGGCAATCAGCGCGCGGGTCAGCAGATCGACTCCTGCCAGGAAATCGTCTATGTCCATGGCCTCATACGGATTGTGAGAGCCATTTTCGTTGCGGATAAAGACCATGGCCGAGGGCACGCCTGCATTGGCGAACACTGCTGCATCATGGCCGGCTCCGCTTGCCATGCGCTCCAGTTTCGTGTTCTGGGCGGCGGCTGCTTCCAGACGGTTCAGCCAGCCCGCATCCATGGTGGCCGGTTCCGTGAACAGGCGCTCGTCGAACTCGAAACGCACGCCACGGGCGCGCTCTATGGCCTGGCATTCTTCGCGCATCAGGGTATAGAAGCGCTCCAGGGTCTGGGTGTCCTGGCTGCGCACCTCAAAGCTGAATGCCACTTCGCCGGGAATGACGGAAACGGCATGCGATTGCGCCGAGGTGGAGCAGATGCCCGTGGTCATCACCATGTCCATGCCCATCTGCAGCAGCACACGCCAGTGTTCGTCCATACGCGACAGCAGCTCGGCAACCGCCAGCAATGCATCCTTGCGCAGCCAGCGCGGCACGGCGCCCGAGTGGCCGGTTTCGCCGATGCAGCGGATCAGGTTGTGGCGGACGTTGCCGCGGATGCCTGTGACCAGGGCCACCGGCCAGCCGCGATTGACCATGACCGGACCCTGCTCGATATGCAGCTCCAGATAGGCAGATACATTCGCGAGATCCAGCAGCGGCTCGGCGCGTTGAATGGCGTCGATATCGGCGCCACAGCGCGACATGGCTTCGCTCAGCACGCCTGCGCCATCGCGGTGAGGGCGTTTCAATGTGGCGGCGGGCAGCTTGCCCAGCAGGGACAGAGAGCCGAGGTAGGCCTTTCCGTACCAGGCGCTTTCCTCGCCGCGCAGGGCCAGAACGCGCAGTGGCGGAGCCTGTTCGTGGCGGCCGCGCAGCTGAAGCAGCATCAGCATGCCGGCGACAATGCCTGCCAGTCCGTCGAAGTTGCCGCCCTGCGGCACGGAATCGGCGTGCGAGCCAACCACGATGTAGGGTTCCGTCCGGTTTTCCTCTGGCAGGCTCAGCCACAGGTTGCCGGCTCGATCCCATTCATGGTTCAGGCCCAGATCTGCGGCCCGCTTCTCAAGTATGCGCAGCGCGGCCGTCTCGCCTGCGCCGTAGCTTTCGCGGGTGACGCCAAGGCCGTCGCGGGTGGCATCGCGAATTTCCGAGAGCAGGGCTTGCGCCAGTGCGCTGGTATCCGTCATGGTGTTGCAGGCCATCATGCTCCGCTACCTCCATGTCGAATGGACCAGTCCACAGGCGAGGCCGAGAAGTCCGCCAGCGTGGCCTTTTGCTCTGCACTGAGCTGTCCGCTCGCAAGCAGCGCTTCATGCAGCTGATTCCATGTCGCTAGAGCATGCAGGGACAAGGCGTGATCGGCCAGGGTGCCTGCCTGGGGGGCATAGAGCGCATAGTCGAGCAGAACCAGCACGTCCTCGACCACGGGACCGGCGCGGCGCAGGGCGGCAACCGTCCCGGCCTTGGAGCGGCCGTCGGTGGTGACGTCATCCACCAGCAGGACCTTGGCATCGGCAGGCAGGCGGCCTTCGAGCTGGGCGGTGATGTCCCAGCCGACAGGACGCTTGCGCAGATAGAGCATGGGCAGCTCCAGTCGCTCGGCCAGCCATGCCGCAAAGGCAATGCCCGAGCTTTCGGTTCCCACGATGGCATTGATGCCGCTGGCGGCAATCAGTGGTCGCATGCGGCGAGCTGCAATGTCCATGATTTCGCTGCGCAGAGCGACATCGGACATCAGGACCTGGGCATCCACATAGACCGGGCTGGCCCAGCCCGAGGTGTAGATGAACGGTTGATGCGAAGCAATGCGTACAGCGCCGAGGCCGACCAGGGCCTGGGCAACGCGTGGCGCGTCGGAAGCGGATAGAAGCATGAGCGTGTGTGTTGGCAAAGTGGGCATGTTAAGTAGGCAGGCTTGCGGCAAGAAGTGGCTAAAATTCCTCGAGCCGTTCCAAAACGTGATGGCTTGAGCTGCGCATCTGGGTGTTGACCGCTGCGTCCTGTCTGAAATCCCTGGCTGCGCTCCCGAGCGCCTGCTTGTCATCGCCCCATGTCCGACTTCACTTCGCCGCGTAGTTTTTTGCGCCAGATAGACCTGTCATCGCTGGATCTGTTCGTGCTGATCTGCGAACACGGCAGTATTGCGCGGGCGGCCGAGCAGGGCGGCATGGTCGCCTCGGCGGTCAGCAAGCGTGTTGCCGAACTGGAATCCCTGGCCCGTACTCCCTTGCTGCTGCGCCATGCCCGCGGGGTGCGCCCGACCCCTGCCGGAGAGTTGCTGCTCGCGCATGCGCGCACGATTCTTCTGGGTGTCGAACACCTGCGTGACGACCTTGGTGAATATGCGCGGGGCGTACGCGGGCTGGTGCGCCTCAGTGCCAATGCCTCCGCCGTGGAGCAGTTCTTGCCTGAGGATATTGCGATCTTCGTGAAGCATCATCCCGATATCCGCATCGATCTGCGCCAGGCAACCAGTCGCTCGGTGGCGCGTGCCGTGCGCGATCACATGGCTGATCTGGGGGTCTGCAGTCCAAGCGACGAAGTCGAGGGCCTAGAGTCCATGCCGTACCGGCATGAACGCATGGTACTGATCATGCCCAATGACCACGCTCTGGCCCATCATCAGGAACTGGCCTATGAAGAGGCACTGGACTACGCACAGATCGGTTTGCGCGACAGCAGCATCGTTCAGGAGGTGCTCAATCAGGAAGCCCGCGCCGGCCGACGTATGCTGCGCCAGCGCATCGAGGTCGACAGCCTGAGTGCCATGTGCCGAATGATCGAATGCGGGCTGGGTGTAGGCGTCATGCCCGAAGGCGCGTACCAGAGACTGGGCGAGGCTCGTGCTCTGCATGCGGTGCCGCTGACCGATGCCTGGGCAGAGCGCAGCCTCAAGCTGTATGCCAATAGCTTTGCCGACCTGCCTGCTCCGGCCAGACATTTTGCGCAGGCGCTGATGCCGAAGGAGTGAGGCAGAGCGGATGGCATGACGCGATATGCCTTTGCTGGAGTCACTTCAGCTGGTCAAGGCCGATGTCTGCAATTGCGTGCCTGCAAAGCGATGGGCAAGTGACGCAGGCAGCCTGCACGGCCCAGGCACGTCGGTTTGTGGATGACTCCTGAGCGAATCACCGGCAGGTCTCAGCTTTTCTTTGCAGCCCACAGATGCTGCGCCCACATGCCGGCCAGCATGGCGGCGACAAACAGCC
This region of Comamonas thiooxydans genomic DNA includes:
- a CDS encoding tripartite tricarboxylate transporter substrate binding protein, yielding MLTPSAGGLALSRRKALLTLAAAAAAGSPGLSAFANTQAPVRLVVPFTPGTGIDLIARVIGPKLSERFQRPFIVDNKPGASGNIGTLEVVRSTPDGTTLLVTVNTLVMNTELYPKMGYSPVRDLSAISQTSVGQLVLVTGSQSRITDLKELISYAQKNPGVLNYGSPGAGTPHHLATELLKSKARISLTHVSYRGTAPALTDLLGGQIDLMFLPIHVALQHIKAGKLRALAISSDTPSPLLPQVPSLRSLNLGDMNVDMWYGLLGPKGLSPEFVRSINEALKSILAQPEVAKAFESQGMTPQHSTPQAFQALIEADARRWGNLIKTQGITAE
- a CDS encoding FAD-dependent monooxygenase, which encodes MNMQVNQTQAPDKDADVVIVGGGPVGMGLAIELGQRGIRCIVVERYAKPQPIPKGQNLTQRTMEHFHAWGAEKELRAARTIPPEYGIGGLTAYNTLLGSYSYDWLQRDLVKPYYFTANERLPQYATEAVLRDRAAELPSVETLYGWNFDSLQQDDEGVSVTVSEKNGSDGRTLRASYVVGCDGARSGVRQQAGITQTKTDHDRLMVLLVFRSQGLHTLLERFPGKSYYNVLQPELKGYWKFFGRVDLGNTWFFHAPVPPGTTADNFDFRAYLEDAVGASFDVEFEHIGFWDLRFMLADSYRSGRVFIAGDAAHSHPPYGGYGVNSGLEDARNLGWKLAAVLKGWGSGALLDSYDQERRPVFRSTIDDFIAKSIETDHQFLDSFDPAKDRSAFEAAWSQRANGAAGEVHAFEPNYEGSPIVRSARASAVSNCSAKGSHIFTARAGHHLAPAALGDGRNIFEHLGQGYTLLAADTPAQTLETFRYIADTKRLPLTIVETTRTDEFARYGSDLILIRPDAFVAWTNSEKFLSNEDVENLLKAVV
- a CDS encoding hydantoinase/carbamoylase family amidase codes for the protein MMACNTMTDTSALAQALLSEIRDATRDGLGVTRESYGAGETAALRILEKRAADLGLNHEWDRAGNLWLSLPEENRTEPYIVVGSHADSVPQGGNFDGLAGIVAGMLMLLQLRGRHEQAPPLRVLALRGEESAWYGKAYLGSLSLLGKLPAATLKRPHRDGAGVLSEAMSRCGADIDAIQRAEPLLDLANVSAYLELHIEQGPVMVNRGWPVALVTGIRGNVRHNLIRCIGETGHSGAVPRWLRKDALLAVAELLSRMDEHWRVLLQMGMDMVMTTGICSTSAQSHAVSVIPGEVAFSFEVRSQDTQTLERFYTLMREECQAIERARGVRFEFDERLFTEPATMDAGWLNRLEAAAAQNTKLERMASGAGHDAAVFANAGVPSAMVFIRNENGSHNPYEAMDIDDFLAGVDLLTRALIA
- a CDS encoding orotate phosphoribosyltransferase — protein: MLLSASDAPRVAQALVGLGAVRIASHQPFIYTSGWASPVYVDAQVLMSDVALRSEIMDIAARRMRPLIAASGINAIVGTESSGIAFAAWLAERLELPMLYLRKRPVGWDITAQLEGRLPADAKVLLVDDVTTDGRSKAGTVAALRRAGPVVEDVLVLLDYALYAPQAGTLADHALSLHALATWNQLHEALLASGQLSAEQKATLADFSASPVDWSIRHGGSGA
- a CDS encoding LysR family transcriptional regulator, which codes for MSDFTSPRSFLRQIDLSSLDLFVLICEHGSIARAAEQGGMVASAVSKRVAELESLARTPLLLRHARGVRPTPAGELLLAHARTILLGVEHLRDDLGEYARGVRGLVRLSANASAVEQFLPEDIAIFVKHHPDIRIDLRQATSRSVARAVRDHMADLGVCSPSDEVEGLESMPYRHERMVLIMPNDHALAHHQELAYEEALDYAQIGLRDSSIVQEVLNQEARAGRRMLRQRIEVDSLSAMCRMIECGLGVGVMPEGAYQRLGEARALHAVPLTDAWAERSLKLYANSFADLPAPARHFAQALMPKE